In the genome of Candidatus Eisenbacteria bacterium, one region contains:
- a CDS encoding aldo/keto reductase, which yields MTKSRTGKADRGDLFSRRSFLKTGGALAAGGGLLLSPIGSKAFDWEDAAPGAKKDGIQRYRKLGRTGFMVSDISLGCGSLSEPEVVRYAYDKGINYFDVAESYGNGDSEMKIGGAMEFMNRKKIFITTKVAVEPDTDEAEILQRFGQCLDRLKTGYADAFCLHSVANVSLIPHKAFHKATARLKADGKIRFVGISSHGPYREDQNSMEQVLCAAAEDGRFDLMLLAYNFLNSEEGDRVLACCKKNDVGTTAMKSMPGYLELDPFDPENPTGDYLEYIERMEARGVERSVSIQRIIQWLEGQAETTARIKPFAAKYGIKTNEELRAKSIQWILSNPEMHTVTVSMPDFESIDDVLPVTGTELAQADREFLEDYAAAFGDQYCRHACATCLSACPHQVPVSTIMRYSYYFARQHREKLAMKKYAKLEGCDAERCADCAAPCKNACPHGVNVPLQMMKAHSLLKLA from the coding sequence ATGACGAAAAGTAGAACTGGAAAGGCCGATCGCGGCGATCTTTTCTCACGCCGTTCATTCTTAAAGACCGGGGGCGCGCTGGCCGCGGGAGGGGGGCTGCTTCTTTCGCCCATCGGATCCAAAGCTTTTGATTGGGAGGATGCGGCGCCCGGCGCCAAGAAGGATGGAATCCAACGATACCGGAAACTCGGCCGGACCGGTTTCATGGTTTCCGACATCAGCCTCGGTTGCGGCAGCCTCTCTGAGCCCGAGGTTGTGCGGTATGCCTATGACAAAGGGATAAACTATTTTGATGTCGCTGAATCGTATGGGAACGGAGATTCGGAGATGAAGATCGGCGGGGCCATGGAATTCATGAACCGCAAAAAGATCTTTATCACGACAAAGGTGGCGGTTGAACCTGATACTGACGAAGCGGAGATCCTGCAGCGATTCGGGCAGTGCCTGGATCGGCTGAAGACCGGCTATGCTGATGCTTTTTGTCTGCACTCCGTCGCTAATGTGTCGCTGATCCCGCATAAAGCTTTCCACAAAGCGACAGCACGGCTGAAGGCGGATGGGAAAATCCGGTTTGTCGGAATTTCTTCGCATGGCCCGTACCGGGAAGACCAAAACAGTATGGAACAGGTTCTATGCGCCGCCGCGGAGGATGGGCGATTCGATCTGATGCTTTTGGCCTACAACTTCCTAAACAGTGAGGAGGGCGATAGGGTTCTCGCCTGCTGCAAAAAGAATGACGTGGGAACCACGGCGATGAAATCAATGCCCGGCTATCTGGAGCTTGATCCTTTTGATCCGGAGAATCCCACCGGCGATTATCTTGAGTATATCGAAAGGATGGAGGCCAGGGGTGTCGAACGATCCGTTTCAATCCAGCGGATTATCCAATGGCTCGAAGGCCAGGCTGAGACGACCGCAAGGATCAAGCCGTTCGCCGCAAAGTACGGGATCAAGACCAACGAGGAACTTCGGGCCAAATCGATTCAGTGGATCCTCTCGAATCCGGAGATGCATACCGTCACCGTGTCGATGCCTGACTTCGAATCGATCGATGATGTTCTCCCTGTGACGGGAACGGAACTGGCGCAGGCGGACCGGGAGTTTCTGGAGGATTATGCGGCGGCCTTCGGCGATCAGTATTGCCGGCATGCCTGCGCGACCTGTCTTTCCGCGTGCCCGCACCAGGTTCCGGTGAGCACGATTATGCGCTATTCATACTACTTCGCCCGGCAGCATCGCGAGAAACTGGCCATGAAGAAGTATGCAAAGCTGGAGGGCTGTGACGCCGAGCGTTGCGCCGATTGCGCGGCGCCCTGCAAAAATGCATGCCCGCACGGTGTCAATGTCCCGCTTCAGATGATGAAGGCGCATTCACTCTTGAAACTTGCATAA
- a CDS encoding insulinase family protein: MRKAQRGTILLSLFLAAVTVLALTSGVLADKNRAGSLDVEGTALDNGMKIYLAPRGEVPIVTFEAMIVAGTMDEPADKAGLSFAVGELLNRGTASYTAQELANTLDNLGADLSVNADYDYTTVTLSILSKDSEKGLEMLREVLDHATFADEEVERKRSEVAAYLEQLKDNYVDVVRKDFYRLIYGEHPYYRPQQGTEESVAAMTPKDLRDFYSTYFVPNNISISAVGQFDPKEMAGLLRSAFGDWKSGDIPPRTPPPMPEPRWQVETIQRDVTQATIRMGQIGLARNHPDYTKARLMNYILGGSGFGSRLMANLREDRGLTYGVYSNFWPRKDKGYFFASTQAINDSMNVAIREILKEIKLLQDKGVTADELKWAKMYYTGNMPLQLQSNDQLAHLVLEQQFYGLENEFWLKEIEEMQTMTREDLQQAAKDLITPEKFTIVVLANFETMALDYK, from the coding sequence ATGCGGAAGGCACAACGTGGAACCATTCTATTGAGTTTGTTTCTCGCCGCCGTGACGGTGTTGGCGCTCACCAGCGGCGTTCTGGCCGATAAAAACCGTGCCGGAAGCTTGGACGTGGAAGGGACGGCCTTAGACAATGGAATGAAGATTTATTTGGCTCCGAGAGGAGAGGTTCCGATCGTCACCTTTGAGGCGATGATTGTCGCGGGAACAATGGATGAGCCGGCCGACAAGGCGGGATTGAGTTTCGCCGTCGGCGAGTTGTTAAATCGAGGTACGGCCTCCTATACCGCGCAGGAGCTTGCTAATACCCTTGACAATTTGGGCGCCGATCTCAGCGTCAACGCCGATTATGATTACACGACCGTGACCCTTTCAATCCTTTCCAAGGATTCCGAGAAGGGGCTGGAGATGCTGCGGGAAGTGCTGGATCATGCCACCTTTGCGGATGAAGAGGTGGAGCGGAAACGCTCGGAAGTGGCGGCCTATCTCGAACAATTAAAAGACAATTATGTCGATGTCGTCCGCAAGGACTTCTACCGGCTGATCTATGGCGAGCACCCCTACTACCGGCCCCAACAGGGAACGGAGGAATCGGTGGCCGCCATGACACCCAAGGATCTAAGAGATTTTTATTCGACCTATTTTGTGCCGAATAACATCAGCATCTCCGCCGTGGGGCAATTCGATCCCAAAGAGATGGCTGGGCTGCTCCGATCCGCCTTCGGCGACTGGAAGTCCGGGGATATTCCGCCGCGGACGCCGCCCCCGATGCCCGAACCGAGATGGCAGGTCGAGACGATTCAGCGCGATGTGACGCAGGCGACGATCCGTATGGGTCAAATCGGCCTTGCCCGCAATCATCCCGATTATACGAAGGCGAGATTGATGAATTATATTCTTGGCGGTTCCGGATTCGGCAGCCGGCTGATGGCCAATCTACGCGAAGACCGGGGTCTCACCTACGGCGTCTACTCAAACTTCTGGCCGCGGAAGGACAAAGGGTATTTCTTCGCTTCCACACAGGCGATCAATGACAGTATGAATGTCGCCATTCGGGAAATTTTGAAAGAGATCAAACTCCTGCAAGATAAGGGCGTTACGGCGGATGAATTGAAATGGGCGAAGATGTACTACACGGGGAACATGCCCCTGCAGCTGCAATCAAATGATCAACTGGCGCATCTTGTCCTTGAGCAGCAGTTCTATGGTCTCGAGAACGAATTCTGGCTGAAAGAGATCGAAGAGATGCAGACTATGACGCGTGAAGATCTGCAACAGGCGGCGAAGGATCTCATTACTCCAGAGAAGTTCACCATTGTTGTGTTGGCGAATTTTGAAACGATGGCGTTGGATTATAAATAG
- a CDS encoding YXWGXW repeat-containing protein — protein MGCATAPPPPPPKIEIRPARPHARAVWVAGHWQWKGKRNGHVWIPGHWKAN, from the coding sequence ATGGGATGCGCCACGGCGCCCCCACCGCCGCCGCCGAAAATTGAGATCCGCCCCGCCCGTCCCCATGCCCGCGCTGTCTGGGTGGCTGGACACTGGCAATGGAAGGGGAAGAGGAACGGCCATGTCTGGATTCCGGGGCACTGGAAAGCCAATTAG
- a CDS encoding insulinase family protein, protein MQIAKHGEGHASPTLITQFSPIGWSFVAAILVILLLWSPVSSAGPFDTVKESVLDNGLKILTVENHTSPTATIQVWYKVGSRNETQDISGVSHILEHMMFKGTEKHPTGDFDKIVQMNGMENNAFTSHDFTCYYENLASDRLEVAMELEADRMQGTIFPEEEFQSEMGVIRNERRQVLEDPPFGRLNEQVNACVFSAHSYRWPVLGWMSVLETITSDEVRNYYNNYYRPNNATLVVVGDVTHDEVVKLAKKTFGKVPRGPEVHKVDVVEPEQMGEKIVYVNKEAQLPGLIISFHAPKCDTYETKVLQVMENLLFTGESSRAFRACVYDNPLALGVGGGIYFRTDPSTFSIQAMCQPGTTAETLRDSILVLLEDLKENPVPEDELQKAKNQLLADEMFSQAMNEEIGYRLGAWESRTSWKHAVSFADDCLKVTPEDIQRVAREIFTSKNRTVGILVPEPPEVAEAN, encoded by the coding sequence ATGCAGATTGCCAAACATGGAGAGGGTCATGCTTCCCCGACTCTCATCACGCAGTTTTCCCCCATCGGATGGAGTTTCGTTGCGGCGATTCTCGTGATCCTGCTTCTATGGAGTCCCGTTTCGTCAGCCGGCCCCTTCGACACGGTCAAGGAATCGGTGCTCGATAACGGGTTGAAGATTCTGACGGTTGAGAACCACACGAGTCCCACGGCGACCATTCAGGTTTGGTATAAGGTGGGTTCCCGGAATGAGACACAGGATATCTCGGGGGTGTCTCATATTCTCGAGCATATGATGTTCAAGGGCACCGAGAAACATCCCACGGGTGATTTTGATAAAATTGTACAAATGAATGGGATGGAAAATAATGCCTTCACGAGCCACGATTTCACATGCTACTACGAAAATCTGGCCAGTGACCGCCTGGAAGTCGCTATGGAGTTGGAAGCGGATCGAATGCAGGGTACGATTTTCCCTGAAGAGGAGTTTCAGTCGGAGATGGGCGTGATCCGCAATGAGCGCCGGCAGGTACTGGAAGATCCGCCCTTCGGCCGTCTCAATGAGCAGGTTAATGCCTGTGTCTTTTCAGCGCATTCTTACCGCTGGCCGGTCCTTGGGTGGATGTCGGTGCTTGAGACCATCACGTCGGATGAAGTGCGGAATTATTATAACAATTACTACCGTCCGAACAATGCGACCTTGGTCGTCGTCGGTGATGTGACTCATGATGAGGTGGTGAAGCTGGCGAAAAAGACCTTCGGCAAGGTTCCGAGAGGGCCGGAGGTCCATAAGGTCGATGTCGTCGAGCCCGAACAGATGGGCGAAAAAATAGTCTATGTGAACAAGGAGGCTCAGCTTCCCGGCCTGATCATTTCTTTCCACGCGCCCAAATGTGATACCTATGAAACAAAAGTCCTCCAGGTCATGGAAAATCTCCTGTTCACGGGTGAATCAAGCCGGGCCTTCCGCGCATGTGTCTATGATAATCCACTCGCGCTTGGCGTCGGCGGTGGAATCTACTTTAGGACCGATCCCTCGACCTTCTCAATTCAGGCCATGTGCCAGCCCGGCACCACCGCCGAGACGCTCAGGGATTCAATCCTGGTCCTCTTAGAGGATTTGAAAGAGAACCCGGTGCCGGAAGATGAGCTGCAGAAGGCGAAGAATCAACTTCTGGCGGATGAGATGTTCTCGCAGGCGATGAATGAGGAAATCGGCTACCGTCTCGGCGCTTGGGAAAGCCGCACCTCCTGGAAGCATGCGGTAAGTTTCGCCGACGATTGTCTCAAGGTGACGCCGGAAGATATTCAGCGTGTCGCAAGAGAAATATTTACAAGTAAGAATCGCACGGTGGGCATTCTGGTTCCGGAGCCTCCGGAAGTCGCGGAGGCGAATTAA
- a CDS encoding TIGR00725 family protein has product MGGSTCSKELYNDTRLMAGKLAARGVVILCGGGSGIMEAAARGASESGGLTLGILPGSSAGQTPPNRWIQIPIYTGLSDARNAVNVRSSQAILAVGGSYGTLSEIALALKIGKPVVTYKTWDLPPPPTGDRGPLHAAGNPDEAVRLLLDLVEME; this is encoded by the coding sequence ATGGGCGGATCGACCTGCTCAAAGGAGCTTTACAATGACACGCGCCTCATGGCCGGAAAATTGGCGGCGAGGGGCGTTGTTATCCTTTGCGGCGGAGGTTCCGGCATTATGGAAGCGGCCGCGCGCGGCGCCTCCGAGTCGGGTGGATTGACCCTCGGCATCCTGCCGGGAAGCAGCGCCGGCCAAACCCCTCCCAACCGCTGGATTCAGATCCCCATCTACACCGGTCTCTCGGATGCCCGCAATGCGGTGAATGTGCGTTCTTCCCAGGCAATTCTGGCTGTCGGGGGATCCTATGGCACCCTCTCCGAAATCGCTCTGGCGCTTAAGATCGGGAAACCGGTTGTGACCTACAAAACCTGGGATCTGCCCCCGCCGCCGACCGGCGATCGCGGGCCGCTCCATGCCGCCGGAAATCCAGATGAGGCCGTGCGCCTTCTGTTGGATCTGGTTGAAATGGAATGA
- a CDS encoding ATP-binding cassette domain-containing protein: MNTVEIQNVTKTFGHHIAVNDLSLNVPQGCIYGFIGPNGSGKTTTLRMIMNIFYPDGGSIRIFDKSGQPVLPDSIGYLPEERGLYKKMKVREVLQFYGELKSGRNVDKEIDHWLKKLDLADWAQKKVETLSKGMAQKVQFISTVVSKPEIVILDEPFTGLDPVNTEVIRKSLLELRNGGMTIILSTHDMGTAETMCDYIFMIFKGRKVLDGTLSSIQASYGHDTVRIRSEGGASVLEGIPGVERIQDFGKMQELRMAKETDPQKVLAEIIARTRVDRFEVARPSLHDIFIRIAGPEAKEVSHA, from the coding sequence ATGAACACCGTTGAGATTCAAAATGTTACAAAAACCTTCGGCCATCATATCGCCGTCAATGATCTATCGCTCAATGTCCCCCAGGGCTGCATCTATGGCTTCATAGGCCCCAACGGATCGGGAAAGACGACGACACTGCGTATGATCATGAACATTTTCTATCCCGACGGCGGTTCCATCCGCATCTTTGATAAGTCCGGACAACCGGTCTTGCCCGATAGTATCGGTTATTTGCCTGAAGAGCGGGGGCTTTATAAAAAAATGAAGGTTCGTGAAGTTCTTCAGTTTTATGGAGAGCTGAAGAGCGGCCGGAATGTCGACAAGGAAATCGATCACTGGCTGAAAAAGCTCGACCTTGCTGATTGGGCCCAGAAAAAGGTGGAAACCCTCAGCAAAGGGATGGCGCAAAAGGTTCAGTTTATTTCCACCGTCGTTTCAAAACCCGAGATCGTTATCCTCGATGAGCCTTTCACCGGGCTTGATCCCGTGAATACCGAGGTGATCAGAAAGTCTCTCCTTGAGCTTCGGAACGGGGGAATGACGATCATCCTCAGTACGCATGACATGGGTACCGCGGAAACGATGTGTGATTACATCTTCATGATTTTCAAGGGCAGGAAGGTTCTCGACGGAACCCTCTCATCGATACAGGCATCCTACGGCCATGACACCGTTCGCATTCGATCGGAGGGGGGCGCCTCCGTTCTCGAGGGCATTCCCGGTGTCGAAAGAATTCAGGATTTCGGAAAGATGCAGGAACTCCGCATGGCAAAGGAAACAGATCCCCAGAAAGTTCTGGCTGAAATCATCGCACGAACCCGAGTGGACAGGTTCGAAGTCGCCAGGCCCTCGCTCCACGACATCTTCATTCGAATAGCCGGGCCTGAGGCCAAGGAGGTGTCCCATGCATAA
- a CDS encoding alkaline phosphatase family protein — protein sequence MKPRLFPALFFLLTLSGALLLPACSKAPSQPVLIVGMDGAEWNIIEPLLAQGRLPNLSRLISKGAAAPLSSFDPLLSPIIWTTMATGKGPDQHEILDFTMPDPITGDPIPVVSCQRKSKAFWDILTDKKIDVGVVAWWATWPAEKVRGCIVSDRFTTHAFIHSPSQVEKVTYPAEFINRLQDKMMGWEDVSYETTSRFLNISNMEFDSHTVFDFKDPITHFRHIHASMQNVKEAALEIWHRYHPKVLAVYFEGVDTASHLFMPHAPPPYPYSSDEDRRRYGRTVEEVYVYQDQLLGELLEAVGEDARVMIASDHGFLNGWQRPLDASPSFDYATAAQWHRMQGIFVLSGPGIQSGVRLKRASVFDITPTLLYLLGLPIGEDMEGEVLLEAFPHGSPPPESIPSYEDQAWAAQRRRQAETFTMPQDPELMEKLKSLGYIGGSTDSKAVSIRGRLSLAEYYIWKGDERRAERELLQLQNTAPDFADAPYHLGLLKMAAEQWGEAESDFRRTLELEPQNLPARQNLAYVLRSQDRREEALELLKETRNLYPLVPDILVNIAFLYRELGRPAEALEALDKAMEINPHSHPILAQRALTLEALKRDEAAIAAWRRVLEYWPADRTAKEHLESLEKQQP from the coding sequence ATGAAACCAAGACTCTTTCCGGCGCTCTTCTTCCTTCTTACCCTTTCCGGGGCTCTTTTGTTGCCCGCTTGCTCCAAAGCCCCATCTCAGCCGGTCCTGATCGTCGGCATGGACGGCGCTGAATGGAATATCATCGAGCCCCTCCTGGCCCAGGGCCGCCTTCCGAATTTGAGCCGGCTCATCAGCAAGGGCGCTGCCGCTCCCCTATCGTCATTCGACCCCCTCCTCTCCCCGATCATCTGGACGACGATGGCCACGGGCAAGGGTCCCGACCAGCATGAGATCCTGGATTTCACCATGCCCGATCCCATCACTGGCGATCCGATCCCCGTTGTCAGCTGCCAGCGGAAATCAAAAGCCTTCTGGGACATTCTGACGGATAAAAAAATCGACGTCGGCGTTGTGGCCTGGTGGGCGACCTGGCCCGCCGAGAAGGTCCGGGGGTGTATCGTGTCGGATCGCTTCACGACGCATGCCTTCATCCATTCACCCTCCCAGGTGGAAAAGGTCACCTATCCAGCGGAGTTCATCAATCGGCTCCAGGACAAGATGATGGGATGGGAAGATGTCTCGTATGAAACGACATCGAGATTTTTGAACATTTCCAATATGGAATTCGATTCCCACACAGTCTTTGACTTTAAGGATCCCATCACGCATTTCCGGCACATCCATGCTTCCATGCAGAATGTTAAAGAAGCGGCCCTGGAAATTTGGCATCGTTATCATCCAAAGGTTCTCGCCGTCTACTTCGAGGGTGTCGACACGGCGAGTCATCTCTTCATGCCCCATGCTCCGCCCCCCTATCCGTATTCCAGCGATGAAGACCGGCGGCGGTATGGCCGAACGGTGGAAGAGGTTTATGTCTATCAGGATCAGCTCCTCGGTGAACTTCTGGAAGCGGTCGGCGAGGACGCCCGGGTCATGATCGCTTCGGATCACGGCTTTCTTAACGGCTGGCAGCGCCCGCTCGACGCCTCCCCCTCCTTTGACTATGCGACGGCGGCGCAGTGGCATCGGATGCAAGGGATCTTCGTGCTGAGCGGTCCCGGAATTCAATCCGGCGTCCGTCTGAAACGCGCATCCGTCTTTGATATCACTCCGACCCTTCTCTACCTCTTGGGCTTGCCCATCGGTGAAGATATGGAAGGCGAGGTTCTGCTTGAAGCCTTTCCCCACGGTTCCCCCCCGCCGGAATCCATTCCCAGCTACGAAGATCAGGCATGGGCGGCGCAGAGGCGCCGGCAGGCCGAGACTTTCACAATGCCTCAGGATCCGGAACTCATGGAGAAGTTGAAAAGCCTGGGATATATCGGCGGCAGCACCGACAGCAAGGCGGTCAGTATTCGCGGGCGTTTGAGCCTGGCCGAGTATTATATCTGGAAGGGAGATGAACGCCGCGCCGAGCGGGAGCTTCTCCAGCTGCAAAACACCGCGCCGGATTTTGCCGATGCGCCCTATCATCTCGGCCTTTTGAAGATGGCCGCCGAGCAGTGGGGAGAGGCGGAAAGCGACTTTCGCCGCACCCTCGAACTGGAGCCCCAGAATCTTCCGGCCCGGCAAAATCTGGCTTATGTTCTGCGGTCACAGGATCGGCGGGAAGAGGCGCTGGAGCTGCTGAAGGAAACCCGGAATCTGTACCCCCTCGTCCCGGATATTCTTGTCAATATTGCCTTTCTGTATCGAGAGCTCGGACGGCCGGCGGAAGCCTTGGAGGCCTTGGATAAGGCCATGGAAATCAACCCCCACTCGCATCCGATTCTGGCCCAACGGGCCTTGACGCTGGAGGCGCTGAAACGGGATGAGGCGGCCATTGCGGCCTGGAGAAGGGTTCTGGAGTATTGGCCGGCGGATCGGACCGCGAAGGAGCACCTGGAAAGCCTGGAGAAGCAGCAACCCTGA
- a CDS encoding tetratricopeptide repeat protein: protein MSPEEKAEKIPVRTSGLAKLLLIVMGIVLSFLLLGAVELVLGVIHYGPPRALFLKEKPFDEEYYYINRDISELFFPKWAVKPGFYERFPVVKKPNTIRILATGASTTLGDPFGTQSAFPNLLGQILRDIAPNRTYEIANCGVIAISSLDVLQIHKDALKYDPDAILIYCGHNEAYGADGIDSPVQRSFSSRNMAKAWLKFRNLRLSMLVRDILYKISGGGKPDDPTQEGFGMWTMRDRFVQAGTTKHDRMMRFYRENILEMLESARGKGVDVILCTLISNVRGQSPMGSKHPDDLAAEKLETFEDIYPRGLREMEAGNWSEAVCLLEACSDIDPEYAEVQFRLGRCYEAAGDSLAAFQAYVHARDLDVVHFRACSEQNEILRDIASHWDTKGKHRLVFLDIERQLYKDYPGGPGREFFTEHVHPYPIGHAWMAQEMARMLSTSEIAPTFGAWDMSRLRPPREYLGRVGMSNLDVAAGLDLTEKYKLAKWPFTECYDNAETREFIQKRIEMLVSYMNPTEQEVFKSIPLEPEGRLYDFGTRHFVLADQYRGQRLGQEALRELSIARDYWWPMVFVESDLALLSLALGRPDDAERFLDRARRLDPKFPAIHFVAGTLYHSRGQLQAAAQEFETYLNADPKGRFSKPAGNALNMIYEKMRGGR, encoded by the coding sequence TTGTTTCTGAAAGAAAAGCCATTTGACGAGGAATATTATTATATCAATCGTGATATCAGCGAGCTCTTCTTTCCAAAGTGGGCCGTCAAACCGGGTTTTTACGAAAGGTTCCCGGTCGTAAAGAAACCCAATACGATCCGCATTCTTGCAACCGGCGCTTCCACGACGCTGGGTGATCCTTTCGGGACGCAATCGGCTTTTCCGAATCTGCTGGGCCAAATTCTTCGAGATATCGCTCCAAATAGGACCTATGAGATCGCCAATTGCGGTGTCATTGCCATCTCAAGTCTAGATGTTTTGCAGATTCACAAAGACGCATTGAAATATGATCCCGATGCTATTCTGATCTATTGCGGTCATAACGAGGCTTATGGGGCGGATGGGATCGACAGCCCGGTGCAGCGCTCCTTCTCGAGCCGGAATATGGCCAAGGCCTGGCTGAAGTTCCGCAATCTCCGTCTATCGATGTTGGTGCGCGATATCTTGTACAAAATCAGCGGCGGCGGCAAGCCTGACGATCCCACCCAAGAGGGTTTTGGGATGTGGACCATGCGCGACCGTTTTGTTCAAGCCGGCACTACAAAACACGATCGAATGATGCGTTTTTATCGCGAGAACATCCTGGAAATGCTCGAATCAGCCCGCGGGAAAGGGGTCGATGTCATCCTCTGCACCCTGATCAGCAATGTTCGCGGTCAATCCCCGATGGGCTCGAAACATCCGGATGATCTGGCTGCTGAGAAACTTGAGACATTTGAAGATATTTACCCCCGCGGACTTCGTGAGATGGAAGCCGGAAATTGGAGTGAAGCCGTTTGTCTTCTCGAGGCGTGCAGCGATATCGATCCTGAATACGCCGAAGTTCAATTCCGGCTTGGGAGATGCTATGAGGCGGCCGGTGATTCCCTGGCCGCATTTCAGGCCTATGTTCATGCCCGGGATTTGGATGTGGTGCATTTTCGAGCTTGCAGCGAACAGAATGAAATCCTGCGCGATATAGCGAGTCATTGGGATACAAAAGGGAAACACCGGCTGGTCTTTCTTGATATCGAGCGGCAGCTCTATAAAGACTATCCCGGGGGACCCGGGCGGGAGTTTTTTACAGAACATGTCCACCCATATCCGATCGGGCATGCCTGGATGGCTCAAGAGATGGCCCGGATGCTTTCAACCAGCGAGATCGCTCCCACATTCGGAGCGTGGGACATGTCCCGGCTCAGACCCCCCAGGGAATATCTCGGGCGCGTTGGAATGTCAAACCTCGATGTCGCCGCCGGATTGGATCTCACCGAAAAATACAAGCTGGCCAAATGGCCGTTTACGGAATGTTATGACAACGCCGAAACCCGCGAGTTTATACAAAAGCGCATCGAGATGCTGGTGTCATATATGAATCCTACTGAGCAGGAGGTCTTTAAATCGATCCCTCTGGAACCCGAAGGAAGGTTATACGATTTTGGAACCCGGCATTTTGTTCTGGCCGATCAGTACCGCGGTCAAAGGCTTGGGCAGGAGGCGCTGCGTGAACTCAGTATCGCGCGGGATTACTGGTGGCCGATGGTCTTTGTCGAGAGTGATCTGGCGCTTCTAAGTCTTGCTCTGGGCCGCCCGGATGATGCGGAACGGTTTCTGGATCGCGCCCGCCGGCTCGATCCCAAGTTCCCCGCCATCCATTTTGTGGCGGGAACACTCTACCATTCCCGGGGGCAGCTGCAGGCGGCGGCGCAGGAGTTTGAAACCTACCTCAATGCCGATCCGAAGGGACGGTTCTCCAAGCCGGCGGGGAATGCCCTGAACATGATCTATGAGAAGATGCGCGGAGGGCGGTAG
- a CDS encoding ABC transporter permease, with amino-acid sequence MHKILRIAKREYKAAVRTKGFIIGLVLAPVLMGGSGIAMVLFEKHVDTTDKKIVVIDHSGLVAPVLEQAAKNRNENEIHDKITGKKIKPAFIVEIEDPQENDLNAQRLALSKRVRSKEIHAFLEINENVLHPDTSHAARIAYYAENASMDELRGWFGWPINNYLRRQRLESAGVNPDAVRNLFDWIDIEGMGLVSTDEETGEIIEARRSSEGEALLIPLVFGMMMFMMIMMGAMPLLSAVMEEKNQRIAEVMLGSVKPSEFMAGKVIGGVGVSLTASLVYIVIGSLSTSRMGLTELVPYHLIPWFLSYMLLAIILFGSLNAALGSACNDQKDAQQLSFPAMIPAMIPMFVLIPVIREPLGTLATAMSLIPFWTPVVMLLRLGTPVEIPAWQPWVGLAGMILFTMFGVWAGGRIFRIGILMQGRPPRLADLVRWAIRG; translated from the coding sequence ATGCATAAGATCCTCCGAATCGCCAAGCGGGAATACAAAGCCGCCGTTCGAACCAAGGGTTTCATTATCGGTCTCGTCCTCGCGCCGGTTCTCATGGGAGGAAGCGGCATCGCGATGGTTCTTTTCGAGAAGCATGTCGATACAACTGATAAAAAGATCGTTGTCATTGATCACTCAGGCCTGGTGGCGCCGGTCCTTGAACAGGCGGCGAAGAATAGAAACGAAAACGAAATCCATGACAAAATCACCGGGAAGAAAATCAAACCGGCTTTCATTGTCGAGATTGAAGATCCGCAAGAAAATGATCTCAATGCGCAGCGCTTGGCCTTGTCGAAAAGGGTCCGGAGCAAGGAGATTCACGCCTTTCTCGAAATCAATGAGAATGTGCTCCATCCCGATACCAGTCACGCCGCCCGCATCGCCTATTATGCCGAGAACGCCTCAATGGATGAACTGAGGGGCTGGTTTGGATGGCCGATCAACAACTATCTCCGCCGACAACGCCTTGAATCGGCCGGCGTCAATCCTGACGCGGTTCGGAACCTCTTTGACTGGATCGATATCGAGGGGATGGGACTGGTCTCCACCGATGAGGAAACCGGCGAAATCATAGAAGCCCGCCGGAGCAGCGAGGGTGAGGCTCTGCTGATCCCGCTCGTCTTCGGGATGATGATGTTCATGATGATCATGATGGGGGCCATGCCGCTCCTCAGCGCCGTTATGGAGGAAAAGAATCAGAGGATCGCCGAAGTCATGCTTGGTTCTGTCAAACCCTCTGAATTTATGGCCGGTAAAGTGATCGGCGGTGTCGGCGTTTCCCTTACGGCTTCTTTGGTTTATATCGTGATCGGGTCTTTGAGCACCAGCCGGATGGGTTTGACGGAGCTCGTTCCCTACCATCTTATCCCCTGGTTTCTGAGTTATATGTTGCTGGCTATTATTCTCTTCGGCTCTCTGAATGCGGCCCTCGGATCGGCTTGCAATGACCAGAAGGACGCCCAACAGCTTTCCTTCCCGGCGATGATCCCGGCGATGATCCCCATGTTCGTATTGATACCGGTTATCCGGGAACCCCTCGGCACCCTGGCGACGGCGATGTCCTTGATACCGTTTTGGACGCCGGTGGTCATGTTGCTGAGGTTAGGGACCCCGGTCGAAATCCCGGCTTGGCAGCCCTGGGTTGGTCTGGCGGGGATGATTCTCTTCACCATGTTCGGCGTCTGGGCCGGGGGCCGGATTTTCCGGATCGGGATCCTGATGCAGGGCAGACCGCCGCGACTGGCGGATCTGGTCCGCTGGGCCATCCGCGGTTAA